The following proteins come from a genomic window of Sorghum bicolor cultivar BTx623 chromosome 3, Sorghum_bicolor_NCBIv3, whole genome shotgun sequence:
- the LOC8081300 gene encoding auxin response factor 4, which produces MPPAAAMALPSQAPSNSGDPLYPELWRACAGPLVTVPRVGDLVFYFPQGHIEQVEASMNQVAGNQMRLYDLPSKLLCRVLNVELKAETDTDEVYAQIMLMPEPEQTDVAAEKASSASAASPRPAVRSFCKTLTASDTSTHGGFSVLRRHADECLPPLDMTQSPPTQELVAKDLHGMEWRFRHIFRGQPRRHLLQSGWSVFVSSKRLVAGDAFIFLRGENGELRVGVRRAMRQLSNVPSSVISSQSMHLGVLATAWHAINTKSMFTVYYKPRTSPSEFIIPYDQYMESVKNNYSIGMRFRMRFEGEEAPEQRFTGTIVGCENLDPLWPDSSWRYLKVRWDEPSTIPRPDRVSPWKIEPASSPPVNPLPLSSRVKRPRQNAPPPSPEASVLTKESAAKIDIDSAQTQHQNSVLQGQEQMTLRNNLTESNDSDSTVQKPMMWSPSPNGKAHTNFQQRPAMDSWMPMGRRETDFKDSRSAFKDARTASQSFRDTQGFFMQAYDDNHHRLSFNNQFQDQGSAHRFADPYFYMAQQPSLTVESSTRTQTANNDLRFWGDQNSIYGNPGDQQQQGFSFGQNPSSWLNQPFPQVEQPRVVRPHATVAPFDLEKTREGSGFKIFGFQVDTTSPSPAQLSSPLCAIREHVVQTRPSAPVNELQPVQNECLPEGSVSTAGTATENEKNIQQAQPSSKDIQSKSQGASTRSCTKVHKQGVALGRSVDLSKFTDYDELKAELDKMFEFNGELVSANRSWQIVYTDNEGDMMLVGDDPWEEFCSIVRKIYIYTKEEVQKMNSKSSAPRKEEPLTVGEGCAATNE; this is translated from the exons ATGCCGCCCGCAGCAGCCATGGCGCTGCCGTCCCAGGCCCCGTCTAACTCAG GGGATCCGCTGTACCCGGAGCTCTGGCGCGCCTGCGCCGGCCCGCTCGTCACCGTCCCTCGCGTCGGCGACCTCGTCTTCTACTTTCCCCAGGGACACATCGAGCAG GTGGAGGCGTCCATGAACCAGGTCGCCGGGAACCAGATGCGCCTCTACGATCTGCCCTCCAAGCTGCTCTGCCGCGTGCTCAACGTCGAGCTTAAG GCGGAGACGGACACCGACGAGGTCTACGCGCAGATCATGCTCATGCCAGAGCCCGAG CAAACCGATGTGGCGGCTGAGAAGGCGAGTTCTGCGTCCGCTGCGTCGCCGAGGCCAGCAGTGAGGTCCTTCTGCAAGACGCTCACCGCCTCCGACACCAGCACACACGGAGGCTTCTCTGTGCTGCGCCGCCACGCAGACGAGTGCCTCCCACCACTG GATATGACGCAGTCGCCTCCCACACAGGAGCTGGTGGCGAAGGATCTGCATGGCATGGAGTGGCGCTTCCGCCACATCTTTCGCG GGCAACCCAGGAGGCATCTCCTTCAGAGTGGTTGGAGTGTTTTTGTTAGTTCCAAAAGGCTTGTTGCTGGAGACGCCTTCATTTTCCTCAG AGGAGAAAATGGTGAACTTCGGGTTGGTGTTAGGCGGGCTATGAGGCAGTTGTCTAATGTACCTTCTTCAGTCATATCTAGCCAAAGCATGCACCTCGGAGTCCTTGCGACTGCATGGCACGCCATCAACACCAAATCCATGTTCACTGTCTACTACAAGCCTAG GACGAGCCCTTCAGAGTTCATCATACCATATGATCAATATATGGAGTCAGTGAAAAATAACTATTCAATTGGGATGAGATTCAGAATGAGGtttgaaggggaagaggcacCAGAGCAGAG gtttACTGGTACAATCGTTGGCTGTGAAAATCTTGACCCACTATGGCCtgattccagttggagataCTTGAAG GTGCGCTGGGATGAGCCTTCTACTATCCCACGACCAGatagggtctctccttggaagaTAGAGCCTGCTTCATCACCTCCAGTTAATCCACTCCCGCTTTCTTCTAGAGTAAAAAGACCTAGACAAAATGCTCCTCCACCTTCACCTGAAGCATCTGTTCTCACAAAAGAAA GTGCAGCCAAGATCGATATTGACTCTGCTCAAACACAACATCAAAATTCGGTCTTGCAAGGTCAAGAGCAAATGACCTTGAGGAACAACCTGACTGAAAGCAACGACTCTGATTCCACTGTTCAAAAGCCGATGATGTGGTCCCCATCACCCAATGGGAAAGCCCACACTAACTTTCAGCAGAGACCTGCTATGGATAGTTGGATGCCAATGGGAAGGCGTGAAACGGACTTCAAGGACTCACGTTCCGCCTTCAAGGATGCCCGCACTGCCTCTCAATCATTTAGAGATACACAGGGGTTCTTCATGCAAGCTTATGATGACAATCATCACCGTCTTTCTTTCAACAACCAGTTTCAGGATCAGGGTTCAGCTCATCGCTTTGCGGATCCATACTTCTATATGGCCCAACAACCTTCTCTGACTGttgaatcaagcacaaggacacAAACAGCAAACAACGACTTGCGTTTCTGGGGCGACCAGAATTCGATCTATGGTAATCCAGGTGATCAACAGCAGCAGGGTTTCAGCTTTGGACAAAACCCATCAAGTTGGTTGAACCAGCCATTTCCCCAGGTTGAACAGCCACGAGTGGTTAGGCCTCATGCAACAGTTGCTCCATTTGATTTGGAAAAGACCAGAGAAGGCAGCGGGTTCAAGATCTTTGGGTTCCAAGTTGATACAACCAGTCCATCTCCTGCCCAGTTGAGCTCTCCATTATGTGCTATCCGGGAGCATGTGGTACAAACCCGACCATCGGCACCAGTGAATGAATTGCAACCTGTGCAAAATGAGTGCTTGCCTGAGGGATCTGTAAGCACTGCTGGAACTGCAACTGAGAACGAGAAAAACATTCAGCAAGCCCAGCCAAGTTCAAAAGATATTCAAAGCAAGTCCCAGGGTGCTTCGACAAGGAGCTGCACAAAG GTTCATAAGCAAGGGGTTGCGCTTGGCAGATCTGTGGACCTCTCAAAATTCACTGACTACGATGAACTCAAAGCAGAATTAGACAAGATGTTTGAATTCAATGGCGAATTAGTATCTGCCAACAGAAGCTGGCAGATCGTTTATACTGACAATGAGGGTGACATGATGCTTGTGGGGGATGACCCGTGGGA AGAGTTCTGTAGCATAGTGCGCAAGATCTACATCTATACGAAGGAGGAGGTccagaagatgaactcaaaaTCATCTGCGCCAAGGAAGGAGGAGCCTCTAACAGTGGGTGAAGGATGCGCCGCCACAAATGAGTAG
- the LOC8081301 gene encoding tRNA (adenine(58)-N(1))-methyltransferase non-catalytic subunit TRM6, producing MDSTPPPPIRREAWEGCSVLLDINDGDRLAFFRLTPGATVKIGNKTCSLQPLVGRPFGSLFRLGADGLVPCAAGDATSRDHNTRDGADGQTQDETRDNRSLVDNNTAQNLSSDDIEAMKRDGATGDEIVEALIANSSTFGNKTVFSQEKYKLKKQKKYAPKVLLRRPSARSICETYFKKTPARIGFMRVDTLSLLLSMANIGAYSDVLVVDMVGGLVVGAVAERLGGTGYVCSTYLGSAPCSIDIIRMFNLSSDMVSRIVQAPLSDLCSMHSSGNTPSLLNGGAEGEMVEPAVVPDEDAQASVAQQVDTAVSDEKAQLSTDQPTDMEVSEPSLDEHPVQDENSSLDGKGSDGNLNASKSSKAGKAPSPEKMKYWKEHGFSSLIVAAPGHEVEHLVADLLPLLSYSAPFAIYHQYLDPLAKCMHSLQVSKMAIGLQLSEPWLREYQVLPSRTHPHMQMNAFGGYILSGIRIHNTDCMIANK from the exons ATGGactcgacgccgccgccgccgattcGCCGGGAGGCGTGGGAGGGCTGCAGCGTCCTCCTCGACATCAATGACGGCGACCGCCTAGCCTTCTTCCGCCTCACCCCCGGAGC GACGGTGAAGATTGGGAACAAGACCTGCTCGCTGCAGCCGCTCGTGGGGCGCCCCTTTGGCTCTCTCTTCCGCCTCGGCGCCGACGGACTCGTCCCCTGCGCCGCTGGTGACGCCACATCTCGTG ATCATAACACACGAGATGGTGCCGATGGCCAAACACAGGATGAAACCAGAGACAATAGGTCTCTGGTTGATAATAATACGGCTCAAAATTTATCTAGCGATGACATAGAGGCAATGAAGAG GGATGGTGCAACCGGTGATGAGATTGTGGAAGCTTTAATAGCAAATAGCTCAACATTTGGAAATAAAACTGTGTTCTCGCAG GAGAAGTACAAgttaaagaaacaaaagaaatatGCACCTAAAGTTCTTTTGCGACGCCCTTCTGCTCGAAG CATTTGCGAGACATACTTCAAGAAAACTCCAGCTCGTATAGG GTTTATGCGAGTTGACACACTATCTCTCTTGTTGTCTATGGCAAATATTGGTGCGTATTCAGATGTGCTTGTTGTTGATATGGTTGGAGGTTTAGTTGTTGGAGCTGTTGCTGAACGTTTAGGAG GTACAGGTTATGTTTGCAGCACATATCTTGGTTCAGCACCCTGCTCCATCGACATTATAAGAATGTTCAATTTGAGCAGCGATATGGTCAGCAG GATTGTTCAGGCGCCACTTAGTGACCTATGTTCAATGCATAGTTCTGGGAATACCCCTTCTCTTCTCAATGGTGGCGCTGAAGGGGAGATGGTAGAGCCTGCTGTAGTACCAGATGAGGATGCCCAGGCGTCTGTGGCACAGCAAGTTGACACAGCAGTGTCAGATGAGAAGGCACAGTTATCAACAGACCAGCCAACTGATATGGAGGTCTCAGAGCCTTCTTTGGATGAGCATCCTGTTCAAGATGAAAACTCTTCATTAG ATGgcaaaggcagtgatggtaatttaaatgcttcaaAATCTTCTAAAGCTGGAAAAGCACCATCGCcagagaagatgaaatattggaaGGAACATGGCTTTAGTAG TTTGATTGTTGCTGCCCCTGGCCACGAAGTAGAGCATCTTGTCGCTGATCTGCTTCCACTTTTGTCTTATTCAGCTCCATTTGCTATATATCATCAGTATCTTGAT CCTCTTGCTAAGTGCATGCACAGCTTACAAGTATCAAAGATGGCTATTGGATTGCAGCTTTCTGAACCTTGGCTACGTGAATACCAG GTCCTTCCATCGCGCACCCATCCACACATGCAAATGAATGCGTTTGGCGGTTATATCCTGAGCGGCATAAGGATACACAATACAGATTGTATGATAGCAAACAAGTGA
- the LOC8059392 gene encoding aspartokinase 1, chloroplastic isoform X1 has product MATPVRSAAAPRRLVPSIPPASSGHVQQLACFGTRTEPCGARGLSMVVADSTRRRAKLGDGGDGVLGASVLGGLGMAGLGDQLSVVMKFGGSSVASAARMAEVAGLILTFPEERPVVVLSAMGKTTNNLLLAGEKAVGCGVIHVSEIEEWNMIKDLHIKTVDELGLPRSVIQDMLDELEQLLKGIAMMKELTPRTSDYLVSFGECMSTRIFAAYLNKIGVKARQYDAFDIGFMTTDEFGNADILEATYPAVAKRLHGDWILDPAIPVVTGFLGKGWKSGAVTTLGRGGSDLTATTIGKALGLREIQVWKDVDGVLTCDPNIYPHAKTVPYLTFEEATELAYFGAQVLHPQSMRPAREGDIPVRVKNSYNPKAPGTLITKQRDMDKVVLTSIVLKSNVTMLDIVSTRMLGQYGFLARVFAIFEDLGISVDCVATSEVSVSVSLDPSKIWSRELIQQELDNVVEELEKIAIVHLLQQRAIISLIGNVRQMSLILEKTGHVLRKSGVNVQMISQGASKVNMSLIVHDSEAKALVEALHQAFFQDDVLAQVEVENLLVG; this is encoded by the exons ATGGCGACCCCAGTGCGATCGGCGGCCGCACCCCGCCGCCTCGTTCCGTCGATACCTCCGGCGAGCTCCGGACATGTTCAACAACTGGCGTGCTTCGGTACCCGAACCGAGCCTTGCGGTGCCCGAGGGTTGTCAATGGTGGTCGCCGACTCCACCCGCCGTCGGGCCAAGTTAGGGGACGGCGGGGACGGCGTCCTCGGGGCGTCTGTTCTCGGAGGGCTCGGGATGGCGGGATTGGGGGATCAGCTGAGCGTGGTGATGAAGTTCGGAGGGTCCTCAGTGGCGTCCGCCGCGAGGATGGCGGAGGTGGCTGGCCTCATCTTGACGTTCCCCGAGGAGCGCCCCGTCGTCGTGCTCTCTGCCATGGGGAAAACCACCAACAACCTTCTCCTT GCTGGAGAGAAGGCAGTGGGGTGTGGAGTGATCCACGTTTCTGAAATCGAAGAGTGGAACATGATCAAAGACCTACATATCAA GACAGTGGATGAACTGGGGCTTCCAAGATCTGTAATACAAG ACATGCTGGATGAACTGGAGCAACTATTGAAAGGTATCGCTATGATGAAAGAGCTGACGCCTAGGACCAGTGACTACCTTGTTTCATTTGGAGAATGCATGTCCACCAGGATTTTTGCCGCTTATTTGAACAAAATTGGTGTCAAAGCACGGCAG TATGACGCATTTGATATTGGTTTCATGACGACTGATGAATTTGGTAATGCGGATATCTTAGAAGCAACCTATCCTGCTGTTGCAAAGAGACTTCATGGGGACTGGATACTGGATCCAGCGATACCTGTTGTTACTGGATTCCTTGGGAAG GGCTGGAAATCGGGTGCTGTAACTACTTTAGGCCGAGGTGGTAGTGACTTGACTGCTACAACCATTGGTAAAGCCTTGGGACTGAGAGAAATTCAG GTATGGAAAGATGTTGATGGTGTACTGACTTGTGATCCAAATATCTACCCACATGCAAAGACTGTTCCATACTTAACATTTGAAGAGGCTACAGAACTTGCTTATTTTGGTGCCCAG GTTTTGCATCCACAATCAATGAGACCTGCTAGAGAAGGTGATATTCCAGTTAGGGTTAAGAATTCATACAACCCTAAAGCTCCAGGCACCCTTATTACCAAACAAAGAGACATGGATAAG GTTGTACTAACTAGcatagtgctcaagtcaaatgTCACTATGTTGGATATCGTGAGCACTCGGATGCTTGGTCAGTATGGTTTTCTGGCAAGG gtatttgctatatttgaagATCTAGGTATATCTGTGGATTGTGTTGCTACCAGTGAAGTCAGTGTTTCTGTGTCACTTGATCCATCAAAGATTTGGAGTAGGGAACTGATACAACAG GAACTTGACAATGTAGTTGAAGAGCTTGAGAAAATAGCAATCGTTCATCTACTTCAGCAGAGGGCAATAATTTCGCTTATCGGAAATGTGCGGCAAATGTCTCTTATACTAGAAAAG ACCGGACATGTGCTGAGGAAAAGTGGGGTCAATGTTCAGATGATCTCGCAAGGAGCGTCCAAG GTTAACATGTCGCTGATAGTCCATGACAGCGAGGCAAAGGCACTCGTAGAAGCCCTTCATCAAGCGTTCTTTCAAGACGATGTCCTGGCGCAAGTCGAAGTGGAGAACCTACTCGTGGGCTGA
- the LOC8059392 gene encoding aspartokinase 1, chloroplastic isoform X2 gives MATPVRSAAAPRRLVPSIPPASSGHVQQLACFGTRTEPCGARGLSMVVADSTRRRAKLGDGGDGVLGASVLGGLGMAGLGDQLSVVMKFGGSSVASAARMAEVAGLILTFPEERPVVVLSAMGKTTNNLLLAGEKAVGCGVIHVSEIEEWNMIKDLHIKTVDELGLPRSVIQDMLDELEQLLKGIAMMKELTPRTSDYLVSFGECMSTRIFAAYLNKIGVKARQYDAFDIGFMTTDEFGNADILEATYPAVAKRLHGDWILDPAIPVVTGFLGKGWKSGAVTTLGRGGSDLTATTIGKALGLREIQVWKDVDGVLTCDPNIYPHAKTVPYLTFEEATELAYFGAQVLHPQSMRPAREGDIPVRVKNSYNPKAPGTLITKQRDMDKVVLTSIVLKSNVTMLDIVSTRMLGQYGFLARVFAIFEDLGISVDCVATSEVSVSVSLDPSKIWSRELIQQELDNVVEELSRSSSRASK, from the exons ATGGCGACCCCAGTGCGATCGGCGGCCGCACCCCGCCGCCTCGTTCCGTCGATACCTCCGGCGAGCTCCGGACATGTTCAACAACTGGCGTGCTTCGGTACCCGAACCGAGCCTTGCGGTGCCCGAGGGTTGTCAATGGTGGTCGCCGACTCCACCCGCCGTCGGGCCAAGTTAGGGGACGGCGGGGACGGCGTCCTCGGGGCGTCTGTTCTCGGAGGGCTCGGGATGGCGGGATTGGGGGATCAGCTGAGCGTGGTGATGAAGTTCGGAGGGTCCTCAGTGGCGTCCGCCGCGAGGATGGCGGAGGTGGCTGGCCTCATCTTGACGTTCCCCGAGGAGCGCCCCGTCGTCGTGCTCTCTGCCATGGGGAAAACCACCAACAACCTTCTCCTT GCTGGAGAGAAGGCAGTGGGGTGTGGAGTGATCCACGTTTCTGAAATCGAAGAGTGGAACATGATCAAAGACCTACATATCAA GACAGTGGATGAACTGGGGCTTCCAAGATCTGTAATACAAG ACATGCTGGATGAACTGGAGCAACTATTGAAAGGTATCGCTATGATGAAAGAGCTGACGCCTAGGACCAGTGACTACCTTGTTTCATTTGGAGAATGCATGTCCACCAGGATTTTTGCCGCTTATTTGAACAAAATTGGTGTCAAAGCACGGCAG TATGACGCATTTGATATTGGTTTCATGACGACTGATGAATTTGGTAATGCGGATATCTTAGAAGCAACCTATCCTGCTGTTGCAAAGAGACTTCATGGGGACTGGATACTGGATCCAGCGATACCTGTTGTTACTGGATTCCTTGGGAAG GGCTGGAAATCGGGTGCTGTAACTACTTTAGGCCGAGGTGGTAGTGACTTGACTGCTACAACCATTGGTAAAGCCTTGGGACTGAGAGAAATTCAG GTATGGAAAGATGTTGATGGTGTACTGACTTGTGATCCAAATATCTACCCACATGCAAAGACTGTTCCATACTTAACATTTGAAGAGGCTACAGAACTTGCTTATTTTGGTGCCCAG GTTTTGCATCCACAATCAATGAGACCTGCTAGAGAAGGTGATATTCCAGTTAGGGTTAAGAATTCATACAACCCTAAAGCTCCAGGCACCCTTATTACCAAACAAAGAGACATGGATAAG GTTGTACTAACTAGcatagtgctcaagtcaaatgTCACTATGTTGGATATCGTGAGCACTCGGATGCTTGGTCAGTATGGTTTTCTGGCAAGG gtatttgctatatttgaagATCTAGGTATATCTGTGGATTGTGTTGCTACCAGTGAAGTCAGTGTTTCTGTGTCACTTGATCCATCAAAGATTTGGAGTAGGGAACTGATACAACAG GAACTTGACAATGTAGTTGAAGAGCTAAGTAGAAGTAGTTCAAGAGCTAGCAAGTAG